The DNA segment GATTATTTTACGGGAATAAAAATGTTTGAATCCAATAGCCAAAAAATGAAGAAATTCTGGTTCTGGCTAAGCGTCTTGATTAACCTTGGATTTCTCGGTATATTTAAATATTACAATTTCTTTGCCAGCTCATTTGCGGAAGCGTTAGGGAATTTAGGACTGCAGGTGAATCCATCTACCTTAAATGTGATCCTTCCCGTAGGAATTTCCTTTTATACCTTTCATGGTCTATCTTATGTGATCGATATTTATAAAGGTAAAATCCAAGCCGAAAGAAATTTTATCGACTACGCCGTATTCGTCAGTTTCTTTCCACTTCTGGTTGCCGGTCCGATAGAAAGAGCAACCCACCTGTTACCGCAAATTCAGCGCAAAAGACAGTTTAATTACACCAATGCGGTGGATGGTCTCCGGCAAATTTTATGGGGGCTCTTTAAGAAGATCGTCATTGCAGACAACTGTGCCGATATCGCCAATACGATATTCGACCATCCTGGTGGTCAACCAGGCAGCATGTTAGTTTTAGGAGCAGTGTTCTTTGCTTTTCAGATCTACGGAGACTTTTCCGGCTATTCGGACATCGCCTTAGGGACGGCCCGGCTTTTTGGAATATCGCTCTTAAAGAACTTTTCTTTCCCCTATTTTTCCCGCGACATCGCTGAATTCTGGAGGCGCTGGCACATCTCGCTCTCCACCTGGTTTCGTGACTACTTATACATTCCTTTAGGCGGAAGTAAAGCCGGCCTCTGGAAAAAAGTCAGAAATACCTTCATCATTTTCATTGTCAGCGGTTTCTGGCATGGTGCCAACTGGACATTCATCATATGGGGCGCATTAAATGCCTTGTACATCATGCCCTCGATCCTGTTCAACACCCATAGGGATAATTTAAATATCGTAGCAGAAGGCAAATACCTGCCAAGTCTCCGTGATTTTCTGAACATTGTACTCACCTTTAGTTTAACGGTATTTGCCTGGATATTTTTTAGAGCCAAAAGCCTGTCCGACGCCATAGAATATATAAAAGGAATCTTTTCTCCTTCCTTGTTTGTCACACCAGATATTTCCGAATCTACCTTAGTCATTTCTCTTCTTGTTTCAGGATTTCTGCTGGTAGAATGGATTGGCAGAGCAGGTCATTTCTCCTTAAGTAATATCGCGAAAGTACCTGTAGCGCTAAGATGGTCATTCTATTTCTCCCTTATCCTGCTCATGTTTATTTATCAGGGAGAAGCTCAAACCTTTATATATTTTCAATTTTAGATGAAATCACCCGCACCCCAAAAAAGCAATTATTTATGAAAAAATTCCTGATCAGACTCCTCGTATTTACTTTTGTGATTGGTGTTGCCGGCGAATTCATCATCAGGATCTACAAGCTTGTTCCGGATATTCCAAGATTGTATATTGATAAAACAGGGATACAGCGATATGTACCTGGTCAGACTGGATATTATACCAAAGCAAAGACAAAATGGGTCGTGAATAAATATGGCTGGCTTGGCACATCCGATACCAGCAAAGACACGGTGGTCTCTGTTATTGGTGATTCCTACATTGAAAACATGATGAATCCTATCTCCTGTAATCAAGGAAATCTGCTTAAATCCCGATTTCAGGATTACAGTTTTTTCGAAGCTGGCAGATCCGGAGTCACCTTTATTGAAGCGATGCAAATCAGCAAACTACTAGATTCCACCATCCATCCGAAATTGCACCTTATTTATGTAAACACCGGCGATTTTCCGGAAAGCTCTGCGCTTAATCAACGACATACAGATCGGGTCCAGATCGACTTAAGTACGAATACGATTCTAAATGGCAATTTAAAAAGTCCGGGGTTAAAAAAGATCCTTTACAACATTAAACTCCTGTATTATTTATACTTAAGATTCCCCCTGTTTGTTGATGCAAAAAACAAAGAAGACCACAAAGGTGATACAAAAAAAACCATTGCGAGGAAACCAGAATTCGATGGAACTGACGTCAACAAATTGTTTGCCTACTGCCGTAAAAATTACGATATGGAGAAAGTAGTGTTAGTTTTTCATCCGGGAACTGAACAGACCATCATTAATTTGGCCAATCATTACCACGTCAAAAATATGGTATTAAATACAGAGAAAGGGGAAAAAAGCTGGGCTTTAAATGCAAATGATG comes from the Pedobacter sp. FW305-3-2-15-E-R2A2 genome and includes:
- a CDS encoding MBOAT family O-acyltransferase: MKKFWFWLSVLINLGFLGIFKYYNFFASSFAEALGNLGLQVNPSTLNVILPVGISFYTFHGLSYVIDIYKGKIQAERNFIDYAVFVSFFPLLVAGPIERATHLLPQIQRKRQFNYTNAVDGLRQILWGLFKKIVIADNCADIANTIFDHPGGQPGSMLVLGAVFFAFQIYGDFSGYSDIALGTARLFGISLLKNFSFPYFSRDIAEFWRRWHISLSTWFRDYLYIPLGGSKAGLWKKVRNTFIIFIVSGFWHGANWTFIIWGALNALYIMPSILFNTHRDNLNIVAEGKYLPSLRDFLNIVLTFSLTVFAWIFFRAKSLSDAIEYIKGIFSPSLFVTPDISESTLVISLLVSGFLLVEWIGRAGHFSLSNIAKVPVALRWSFYFSLILLMFIYQGEAQTFIYFQF